The Lycium barbarum isolate Lr01 chromosome 12, ASM1917538v2, whole genome shotgun sequence genome includes a region encoding these proteins:
- the LOC132621941 gene encoding membrane-anchored ubiquitin-fold protein 4-like isoform X2, with product MPEEDLIELKFRLYDGSDIGPFRYSPASTIAMLKERVVVEWPKDKKVAPKAANDVKLICIGKILENSRTVGQCKMPFGELPNGVITMHAVVQPSIAKAKSD from the exons ATGCCGGAGGAGGACTTAATTGAACTCAAATTTCGGTTATATGATGGATCAGATATTGGTCCTTTTCGATACTCACCTGCTTCCACTATAGCTATGCTTAAAGAGAGAGTTGTCGTCGAGTGGCCTAAag ATAAAAAAGTTGCACCCAAGGCGGCAAATGATGTAAAATTGATTTGTATTGGCAAAATTTTGGAAAACAGCAGGACTGTTGGTCAATGTAAGATGCCTTTTGGTGAGCTACCAAACGGTGTAATTACCATGCATGCTGTTGTACAACCATCTATAGCTAAAGCAAAGTCAG
- the LOC132623463 gene encoding glutaredoxin-C5-like: MHYQTESWNGYPAVEEIERMASRNAVVIFSTSTCCMCHAIKRLLCGMGVNPTVYELDDDNPTWQQALFSLLGNSSSSLPVVFIGGKLVGSMDNVMAAHINGTLVPLLKEAGALWL, from the coding sequence ATGCACTATCAAACAGAATCTTGGAATGGTTACCCAGCAGTGGAAGAAATAGAGAGAATGGCGTCAAGGAATGCAGTGGTGATATTCAGCACTAGTACATGTTGTATGTGTCACGCCATAAAGAGGCTCTTGTGTGGAATGGGTGTCAATCCAAcagtttatgaacttgatgatgACAACCCCACTTGGCAGCAGGCCTTGTTTAGTCTTCTTGGCAACTCCTCCTCTTCTCTGCCTGTTGTCTTCATAGGTGGCAAGCTAGTTGGGTCTATGGACAATGTCATGGCAGCTCACATTAATGGCACATTAGTTCCTCTTTTAAAAGAGGCTGGTGCTCTCTGGCTTTAA